The following coding sequences lie in one Aquabacterium olei genomic window:
- a CDS encoding carbonic anhydrase, whose amino-acid sequence MSDLDLRHASQRLKYYASLVMLSIGLSYAADAHAAEAHGDGHAAQAVPKATPAASGAASNVSMTELRDMIDQKINEVRARREGPAVVRVPVRGARATASKAAPTRAGSGGGSVVDPHGHEVHWAYGGATGPESWGQLKPEYRQCMLGKRQSPIDIRDGIPVELDPIAFDYRPSAFRVTDNGHTVQVNVDAGNGITVSGRRYELLQFHFHRPSEERINGRQFEMVAHLVHKDSEGRLAVVAVLLDAGPANPVVQQVWNNLPLEKHLEQAAQQPLDLNGLLPEARQYYTYMGSLTTPPCSEGVLWLVMKQPAGVSRQQIGVFSRLYPMNARPVQPASGRLIKDGQ is encoded by the coding sequence ATGTCCGACCTCGATCTCCGCCACGCCAGCCAGCGCCTGAAGTACTACGCCAGCCTCGTCATGCTGTCGATCGGGCTGTCGTACGCGGCGGATGCCCACGCGGCCGAGGCCCACGGTGACGGTCATGCGGCCCAGGCGGTGCCCAAGGCGACTCCGGCCGCATCCGGCGCGGCCAGCAACGTCTCCATGACCGAGCTGCGCGACATGATCGATCAGAAGATCAACGAGGTGCGCGCGCGGCGCGAAGGGCCGGCCGTGGTGCGCGTGCCCGTGCGCGGCGCCCGTGCCACGGCCAGCAAGGCGGCGCCCACCCGGGCCGGCTCGGGCGGCGGCAGCGTGGTCGACCCCCACGGCCACGAGGTGCACTGGGCCTATGGCGGCGCCACGGGCCCGGAGAGCTGGGGGCAGCTCAAGCCCGAGTACCGCCAGTGCATGCTGGGCAAGCGCCAGAGCCCCATCGACATCCGCGACGGCATCCCGGTCGAGCTCGACCCGATCGCGTTCGACTACCGGCCCAGCGCCTTCCGGGTGACGGACAACGGCCACACGGTGCAAGTCAATGTGGATGCGGGCAACGGCATCACCGTGAGTGGTCGGCGCTATGAACTGCTGCAGTTCCATTTCCACCGGCCCAGCGAGGAGCGCATCAACGGCAGGCAGTTCGAGATGGTCGCGCACCTGGTGCACAAGGATTCGGAAGGGCGCCTGGCCGTGGTGGCCGTGCTGCTGGACGCCGGGCCCGCCAACCCGGTGGTGCAGCAGGTGTGGAACAACCTGCCGCTGGAAAAGCACCTGGAGCAGGCAGCGCAGCAGCCGCTGGACCTGAACGGCCTGCTGCCCGAGGCGCGGCAGTACTACACCTACATGGGTTCGCTGACCACGCCGCCATGCAGCGAGGGGGTGCTGTGGCTGGTGATGAAGCAACCCGCCGGGGTTTCGCGCCAGCAGATCGGCGTGTTCAGCCGGCTTTACCCGATGAACGCCCGGCCGGTGCAGCCGGCGTCCGGCCGGCTCATCAAGGACGGGCAGTGA
- the ruvC gene encoding crossover junction endodeoxyribonuclease RuvC gives MSRRILGIDPGLQTTGFGVIETDGPRLRYLASGTIRTKEAAQGDLPNRLRLIFEGVREVVARYEPTDASVEIVFVNVNPQSTLLLGQARGAAIAGLLSFTTSPQVSEYTALQMKKAVVGHGHAAKAQIRHMVMRLLELPREPHNDAADALGLAICHAHAGHAMAQMARMTDLSRRTHAQIKGGRVY, from the coding sequence ATGAGCCGGCGCATCCTGGGCATCGACCCCGGCCTGCAGACGACCGGCTTCGGTGTGATCGAGACCGATGGCCCGCGGCTGCGCTACCTGGCCAGCGGCACCATCCGGACCAAGGAAGCGGCCCAGGGCGACCTCCCCAACCGCCTGCGCCTGATCTTCGAGGGCGTGCGGGAGGTGGTCGCGCGCTATGAGCCGACCGACGCCTCGGTGGAGATCGTCTTCGTGAACGTCAACCCGCAGTCCACGCTGCTGCTGGGGCAGGCCCGCGGCGCCGCCATCGCGGGGCTGCTGTCGTTCACCACCTCACCCCAGGTGTCGGAATACACCGCACTGCAGATGAAGAAAGCGGTGGTGGGCCACGGGCATGCAGCCAAGGCCCAGATCCGGCACATGGTGATGCGGCTGCTGGAGTTGCCGCGCGAGCCGCACAACGACGCCGCCGACGCGCTGGGCCTGGCCATCTGCCACGCACACGCAGGCCACGCCATGGCGCAGATGGCCCGCATGACGGACCTCAGCCGCCGCACGCACGCCCAGATCAAGGGCGGGCGCGTGTACTGA
- the pilV gene encoding type IV pilus modification protein PilV: MNAACRVGSTRRRQAGYALLEAAVALLVLGLGLLGVAKTQALVLKSTYSSGQRSLVSLSAASLAAAMEGNPAYWRGLARGRTTALTVSVTPASGGGVTLSQNELTAANRDCSTATCSSTELAAYDLKAWAANLQSQLGDALIGVTLVLQPPDGASAVNAALTIQWRENIPAIQGGTAGTSNQSLTHYVQP, encoded by the coding sequence ATGAACGCGGCCTGCCGTGTCGGGTCCACGCGTCGCCGGCAGGCGGGTTATGCGCTGCTCGAGGCCGCGGTCGCGCTGCTGGTGCTGGGCCTGGGGCTGCTGGGTGTGGCCAAGACCCAGGCCCTGGTCCTGAAGAGCACATATTCGTCCGGACAGCGCTCGCTGGTGTCGCTGTCGGCCGCCAGCCTGGCCGCGGCCATGGAGGGCAATCCGGCCTACTGGCGTGGGCTGGCCCGGGGCCGCACCACCGCGCTGACCGTGAGCGTCACGCCGGCCAGCGGTGGCGGGGTGACCCTGTCGCAGAACGAGCTGACTGCCGCAAACCGGGATTGCTCGACCGCCACGTGCTCGAGCACCGAACTGGCCGCCTACGACCTCAAGGCCTGGGCCGCCAACCTGCAGTCCCAATTGGGCGATGCCCTGATCGGCGTGACCCTGGTGTTGCAGCCACCGGACGGGGCCAGCGCCGTCAACGCCGCGCTGACCATCCAGTGGCGCGAGAACATTCCCGCCATCCAGGGCGGCACGGCCGGCACGTCCAACCAGAGCCTGACCCACTACGTCCAGCCATGA
- a CDS encoding PilW family protein: MMRRRPPACHRQAGFTLVELMVAVAIGLLVVASAIGVFINMKATYLAQDTQSQLQDAQRMAVQMIRTTVQAAGYHVNPARNARIDALPARTATASVPRFSAGQAVSAKAGTGTTGDTLYVRFQTLSGDGIFNCKGDTNQGTAGTARLYLNALSVNASNELVCEVDDGEAAQPILANVSRLAVSFGVHETATTFDTDRNVSRYKTAAQMSDDEWSRVLTVRIELTFVNGQRTWQQVINLANYI; encoded by the coding sequence ATGATGCGCCGTCGCCCCCCTGCTTGCCACCGGCAGGCCGGCTTCACGCTGGTCGAGCTGATGGTCGCCGTGGCCATCGGCCTGCTGGTGGTCGCCAGCGCCATCGGCGTCTTCATCAACATGAAAGCGACCTATCTGGCGCAGGACACCCAGTCGCAACTGCAGGACGCGCAGCGCATGGCGGTGCAGATGATCCGCACCACGGTGCAGGCGGCGGGCTACCACGTGAATCCGGCGCGCAACGCCCGGATCGATGCCCTGCCTGCCCGGACGGCCACGGCCAGCGTGCCCAGGTTCTCGGCAGGCCAGGCCGTGTCGGCCAAGGCGGGCACCGGCACCACGGGCGACACGCTCTACGTGCGCTTTCAGACCTTGTCGGGGGACGGCATCTTCAACTGCAAGGGCGACACCAACCAGGGCACGGCGGGCACCGCCCGGCTCTACCTCAATGCGCTGAGCGTCAACGCGAGCAACGAACTGGTGTGCGAGGTCGATGACGGCGAGGCGGCCCAGCCCATCCTGGCCAACGTCAGCCGGCTGGCGGTGTCCTTCGGGGTGCATGAGACGGCCACCACGTTCGACACCGACCGCAATGTCAGCCGCTACAAGACGGCCGCCCAGATGAGTGACGACGAGTGGAGCCGCGTGCTGACTGTGCGCATCGAACTGACCTTCGTGAATGGACAGCGCACCTGGCAGCAGGTGATCAACCTGGCCAACTACATATGA
- a CDS encoding GspH/FimT family pseudopilin, whose product MWVDKARSRAGRRACGGPTACRGFTVIELMVVLTVSVILMAVAAPAFQPIVQANRTLTEMNTLTASMRVARAEALRQGLPVTLCASTNGTSCSGANTWQGGWILFVDQDANRAVDTGDRIVRVQPGFSGGDVVSASNTTSGVTFSRDGFAFNLGAAVTWTIRTTPVSNAATRCVVLNRVGRVQERAYDGSACT is encoded by the coding sequence ATGTGGGTGGACAAGGCGCGAAGCCGGGCGGGCAGGCGCGCATGCGGCGGGCCGACGGCGTGCCGTGGTTTCACGGTCATCGAACTGATGGTGGTGCTGACGGTGTCCGTCATTCTGATGGCCGTGGCGGCGCCGGCGTTCCAGCCGATCGTACAGGCCAATCGCACGCTCACTGAAATGAACACGCTCACCGCTTCGATGCGCGTGGCGCGGGCCGAGGCCTTGCGTCAGGGGTTGCCCGTCACCTTGTGCGCGTCCACGAACGGCACGTCATGCTCGGGGGCCAACACCTGGCAAGGCGGCTGGATCCTCTTTGTCGACCAGGATGCCAACCGCGCGGTCGACACCGGGGACCGCATCGTGCGCGTGCAACCCGGCTTTTCGGGCGGCGATGTCGTCAGCGCAAGCAACACCACCTCAGGCGTCACCTTCAGCCGCGACGGCTTTGCGTTCAACCTGGGCGCGGCCGTGACCTGGACGATCCGCACCACCCCCGTGAGCAACGCGGCGACGCGCTGTGTCGTCCTCAACCGCGTGGGGCGCGTGCAGGAGCGCGCGTATGACGGGAGCGCGTGCACATGA